The Gopherus flavomarginatus isolate rGopFla2 chromosome 20, rGopFla2.mat.asm, whole genome shotgun sequence region GGGATGCCAGGGCTGGACATCTCCACTTATATACCATTCATTGTGTTCTCATTTCAGCTAACCTCTCCCTGATTTCTGCACCCACACACCCAAGTCCTCCTCCATTCTCTCCCCAAAGAGATTCCATAATTATTAGCCCCTCCCCAATTGCCAGGAGATCCTTCAAAGGACCCTTATTTGCAGTAGATCCTGAGCAGCTTCCCATGAACCCCCCTTCTCTGCTTGCTCGGCAGTAAGCAATAGATGCCTCACCGGGGGTGATCCTCAATCCCCAGTAGATCCTTCCCCTGTCCCACAGTAAATCCCTGGTCCCCCTCCCTGAGTGGCTCAACAATTGATCCAGACCCCCAGCATGTCCTGGCTAAATTCCAACATGTGTGAGGACATTCTGCCCCCCTTACATTCCACCTGCGCTTTCCCTGGGCTATAGTGGCCTATGTTTTCACCAAGGCCTAGTGATTTTAGGggcccaacttgagataccttGAAGgagttggattttcagaaagggcCAAGTGCCCCCCCCTCAGAAAACAAGCTCCCTCTGAGATGGCTTGAGGTGAGCAGCCCCCAAAAAAGAAGCCTCCCAAATCTcgtctcacttttgaaaatacaagCCACGGGTATTTCATTTCCTGTCCTCAAAACGTGGCCATGCGGTTGTGGGCTGTGAAACTGCCATGtgctccccagaagtggctgcattttgaTGACTGGCCAAACAATCCTGTTTGTACAGCAGTTTGTTAAGTGCTTTGGAATCCTTCAGGCAAGATGCGCTAGAGCTCTTACGTGGAGATAGAGTGACCGTACCTGTTCTCCAGCCTCCACCCCTAGGTTATCCCTTTGCACTGCCTTTTAAAGAGTCTGGTGGAGCAGACTGTGGCAGCAGCAGAAGGAAGTCTCCTCTTTGACTTTTCCACcttgcagctatttaaaggaggAGCCGGGCTTTTCTGATTGGTTGCTAGCCTGAGTTGCAAAGCATCATGGAAGCTGGTGGGTTATAACTGCCTAGCGGTGGCTGGGTGATGGCTAGGGAAGAAGCTGTTGATGGCAGTGCCAGGTACTAGACAGCTACAAAGGGAGAAATGGATTTaagtcaaggggcccaacccaggcaGAGTGTGGCGGAGTCTGACCCCCAAAGCTGGCGACATGCAGGGGCTCGATGTTATTCCGGGTTACTTGCGGGAGACGTGAAATGCAGAGGGGAAGCGGGTTGCTGAAGTAGCAGAGGCGGGACAAGAACCGCAGCGTGCTCCTACTGGCACTCTCTAGCCAGAGGCCTCCGTGCTGCTTAAGGGTGGGTGCATGAGGCTAGCATGGCCTTGGTCTGCCAGGCTGAAAGCAGCTGCCTGGGCACTGCCAGAGAACAGGGGCTGGTGACAGGTGTTTCTGCAAATCAAGCTCTCTGGGCACCCAGGGCTGCAGGACACAGCGATCACCTTCCTGTGTCTGCTGGCAGAGATGATGGTGCACTTGGCAAATCTCATCAGGTCCCAGCCTGCAGTGGGAGGTCAGAAGGGTCTTTCCCAATGCTGGGCTCCCCCTTAGCTGCATAAGGGGCAGCACATTCTGCAGTGAGTGGCTCTTTGGGCCAGGTATTTCACAGGGGAGAGACAGGGCCTGAGCTCTGCTTGGGACACTGCATCCTCCCTGCCCACCGGAGCATGCCCCCGGGGAAAGGGCCCAGGCTGACTGTCCATCCCAAGGACTTTGCACATGCTGTTAGGCCTTTTAAACTCGGACTTCACAGGGTTTTGACCAGCACCCTCAGCTTTAGAACTTGCCTCTCCCCCTCAGAGGTGGAATTGCATGTGCCCAGCCTCTCCTGGAGGCAGAGAGGTGGCACACAGATGGATGGATTTAACCCCCTCAGTAAGAGCAGGGAACCTTGAACAGAGGCAGGAGGGAGCACTGGTGGGCTCCAGCCAGCAATGAGGGCTCAGACTAGCCCAGCAAGGGGGCTACAGGGAATAGGGGAGAATGCCCTGGTGGGATCATGTTGCTTTGGATGGGTTTGCAATTGGCCCCTGGaaagggctcagccctggcagagATGATGTCAAAAGCTGAAGATGGGGGTGTGGACCGGTAGAGGAAGCAGTCCCCACATGGACatttccttcccctgcccctttgATCAGGAACCAAACCAGCTGGGGTCCCCCAGTCACACTAGAGGCAGGGCATTGACGTCTCTGCCCACACTGCCCTGAGAGCAACTACCAGAAAGGGGCTTTGGCACAGAGGACCCTGACTCGGGCTACGCCCCAAGGACGGAttggcaggactgaatctctggTTACTCTGCTTCCAGCACTGTAGCTACTGCATTTCAGCACTGCTCCGCCACCGTGACAGTAGCTGACAAGGAACACCACAGTGGTTCTGCGGCTCTGGGGTATTAGCCCCATTCACCCATGAAGTAGCTGCAGGGGCTGAGGGGAAGGGTGCCTGGTGTGGGTGCgtccctccctcctcctgttgGGATGCCCGGGGCAGGGAGGGTGGCGAAAGGGAGCTGGGATCTCCAGCCCAGCTGAGAGTCTCGTTTCTGCAATAAGGTAACTTCCTGTAGGGGACGCTCCACCTTCCATTTCCTCTCCCCCTGTCTGGCTGGACTGGACTCAGCACTACCGGGCATCAGGCTGCGCATCTCGGAACAGACCGTTTGGCGCTTTTCTACTGATCAGATGAGTCACTGGTGGCTGCTTCTCCCAGGgctctcccctctgctccccatagGGCATTTGGCCTCCAGCTGCCCCACTTCTGAGGTGTTGTCTGACTGAACGCGCCAGCAGCAAGACACAGCCGATTCGCATTGCCAGGGGCTTGGACACAGGAGCCTTTTATTAGTAGCTGCGAGCGTTCTGGTGTCCTGCTTTGACTGGGAGCAACGTACAGCACGTTGGGTGCTTTCCTTGTCCTGTGCAGAGAGCCCCACCTGGGAGGGATGGAGGGTCCCTTCGTGGTTGCAGCGAGAACCTCCCCCAAACACCGATAAAGTTTAAATGAAGTTAGCTAACTGCTCCCAGCAGAGAGAGGCCAGCTGGGGCCTGGCTGCCCTTCTCAACTGGTAGGCCGAAGGGTCCAGGTTCCACAGCAGGGAGATTCCCCCAACAGTTCAACCTTCCGAGGAGAACGCCCCAGGACAGAGTGGAGGGGCCTTTACCCCTTCAATGCCGCCTGCTGGGCCAGCCAGTATTTGTAGCGCTTGGTCTTCGGCCTCATGAAGTTCACCACAGACATCGGCACCCTCACGGTGTCCAAGCCATTCACCTGCAACACACAAGCCCAGGACGGAGACACAGGTTAGGGCCCCAGACAATGAGCCGGCCCCGTGCTTCCAGGTTAACTGAAGGCAAAGGGCCAGAAAATGGCTGGGCCCCTGCGGATCCCTCCACAGCAGGTTGTTTCTGTTGGTCGCTGGCTAAGGGTTTCACAGGCAGGAAACCCTCCCTAGGCCTGAGGTGAGAGAGCACACGGGGCAGGTCCAGACGCAGGCTCACCAATGCCTCGCGGAGAGGGGAAGATGTTTAGAGTTGCTTCAAATCTAGCCGAATGAGCGATCTCACCTTTAAAACCCTTCATAGGCTTGCTACAGCTGACCTGACAAACTGCCTCcgactcccccctcaccccccatgtCTTCTGCTCCTGCACGGTGGGTAACAGGGCCTTCACCTCTGCCGCTCCCCTCTGAAATTGCCTGCATCCCTCCAGTTCCATTTCAAATCTCAGCCTCCAACATCAGCTCCTTTctcccttgtctctctcatcgaTGGGCCATTCTGTTCCCTATTCTTTTGGGGTTACATCGTGTAGAGAAGatactggcaattacaggcccgCAGCTTGCTGAGCTGCAGTAACCAACATGGAAACGTAGCACTTACGCACACACACATCGGGAATTCAATATAGCAAATTAAGCAGGAGGCGATGCAAATTGGTACAGCTGTAAATGACACCAATTCAGTTTTCGTCCTGCACATTTCAGAGCTGGCTCTCCTCCCCCAAGTGGGCAGGAAGGAAAAGAGATGAATAGAAATGCAGCAGGTGAAATTCTCTTCTGCCTTGGACCCTGTACTTTACAAAGCGCCTCCTGGgtaggtgggagagagagatctTAAAAACCTGGCTCCTCTCTGCTGTGGGTATGCCGGCACTTCTCACAAGAGTAGGGGTTTGTCTGTGGCTTGGCCAAAGTTCTCCTGCCCCTTGCCTTGCAGAGGGGCTGTCTACCCAGCTGATACTCCGCCCCCCAAGAAGGGGTTGCGTTTTCGTGGGTATCTAGTTTATAAAGCACTCTGGAGTACGTCAGGTGGTGCAGATGTGGGATGCAGCAGTAACTTTGtgcctgaggatctcaaagcaggcTCAGTGGGCAACAAAGCCACCTCTCCCACCCCCCGAAGAGGCTGACAAGTATTTTCCCTGTGTCAcagaggggggaaactgaggcactgagcagggaagtgacttccCCAAAGACACCAGCGAGCTGGTGGCcagagctgagatcagaatttgtgtCCTGATTCCCCTTTCACTGGCTCTAACACAATGAAGGGTGACAGGGAGGGTAGGGACTAGGAAGTTGGAGCTGTTTGTAGCTAAATGATCTGCCCCCTTTCCAAAGAAACGCGCACTTACCGTCACTTCACACCAGTATTCGCCCCATCTCGTGATGGGCTCATCAGGCAGCTTCACTGCATGCGGCATCACAAAGACATTAAGCTGAAAGAACCAGCACCATGACTTAGCCCTAGGATGCTCACTCCAACCCAACGCCAGCGGCTGTCCCTCTAGTCTAATCACAAACGGCGGCCTGTGGGCGTTCAACACTTAAACTAGGTGGAACAAGGCCGTCTGCCGCTATAAGGGCAGCAGGGGTCGGAGGCCAGCTAGTCCTGCGCGGCCCCTTTAATAACAGGCGTTTGGAGGTGGCTCACCAGCCCCAGCTGGGACCAGGGGACAGACTGATGTGATTgcctgctggggagggaaaaggAACACTCTACTGCAGGCGGGGGAAGCCTGGAAACAGGAGGGCTGGACAGGGAGTATCTGCTGCGACAGATGCCCAAGTGTTGGTGAGCTGGGAGGCCTGGAGATGGCAGAGACCTGCAGGGAGTAGACAGGCTCCTTCAGATGCCCTCTGGCTTAACACTACGACAGGCTTGGCCTTGTAAATCCTAACCCCAGCCAAGAGCTGTCTAGCGAGAATGCAGAAGCCTTGGCCTCCCCCTAGATTTCTGGTCTATCCCGATTAACCCGTTATGATAACTTCACAAGTCTCCACTCGAGCCACTGAATCCCAACCTACAGCGAGCCAGCTCTGCTGTCTGGGACATTCTCAGCATTCCGGAGGCGGAGCTAAATTAGtcacctcccccaccctcagtccgCACGCAAGCTCCAATCACAGCCAGACCACGAACGTTTTTCAGGAAGTGGCGGGCGACGATCTCGTTGTTCAGCTCCCACTTCACGTTGTTCTTCATCCCCACCTCCAGACGGCAGCTCCTCAGGAACTGGATGGCCTAGGGAAGGGCAGGAGGATGACAGATGGGGAGCATGAGTGCAAGGAATCGCCAGGTCTCAGTTTAATTTCTAGCGAACAAGTGTCTGCATCACGAAGCCACTGCAGTAACAGAACCCAAGACTGCATGGCCCATGGAGAATGAACTCCCCACTGCAGGAGGGTCCCAGAAGGTCAGGATTAAGTCACGCTGGCAGGACGGGGGTGGAGTTTACCCAGTTGTCACCCACACTGCAAACATTCATGGAATGAGCAGCTCTTCACTGTCCAGTGTCATGAAGCCAGCACTGACTGAACGGCTTTGTTTGTTTGAAGAGCTAGCCCAGGGTAAAGATGTTTCAGTGTCACTGATGGAGAACAGGTCTGGTAAACTCTCTTGCCAAGATCACGTTAAGCGATGGGTACCACTGGTTGACTTAGCCTTCATTGTAACTCCGATTCAAAACCGGATGAACTTAGCTACCTCACTCTCCTTTTAGAAGGGATGATAGTATCAATCATTTAGAGAATGCCATAGGTATGGAATGGCAATTTAGATAAAACAAGCTCTATCCCCCTACAGGCTCACagtctatgtatttttctttgctttgtatTGGGGGAAAAAGCTATATGAACAAACATCCCCACATAGAAAGACACCATGCTAAGGGCATCACTAATCAGATCAGGTTCCCATTAACACGCCAGGAGTTTCAGGTTTGTTGGCTGGGATTCTCCCCACATTTCACTGGAATTGCACAGCTATTTCATGAACATTCATGTGTCTCTCCCCGCCACAACAACCTTTTACTCACCTTTTCACCACTCTGGGTTTGAAGTCTCTCCAGCTTCCCTTCCTCACGCAGCTATAAGAAATAAGATTGGGGGGGAAAGTGAGACGAACACAGAGTTAACAATGTCTCCCAGTTAATGTCTGCACAGTCCAGGATTTGGAGCTACTTTTGGAGCTCTCAATTCAAAATGCCTTAGTGTCAGCCATGTCCCCATTTTGGGTATTTAGGAATAAGACGTCTTAGGTGTGCTATAAAAGCGAGTCACAACTCATTAATTCCCATTTCACTAGCCAGCAAATCCAGCAATTGTCAAAAGCCCCAGTTCTCACCCTACTTTGCAACAAAGCTTTAATAGCAGGACTTTTTTTTGGCTTTGTATGGTAGATTTACTAGTGTATTCAATGTCACATCATTTAGACAGCACTTGTgaagaaaggacttttggcaatgcAGAATCCTTGATTGTGAATTACAGCAATGCCTTGGAGCTCCGATCATGGACCAACAGCCTATTGTACTAGGGCTGAATTTGTTAAATTACCTGTTACTTTGCAATTCATAATTGGTCTCCTGGTCATTAGCAAGGTTACATTAACTGAAAGGCATTTTACGCACCATTCATTTTATAGGGGATACCAGAAACAATTGACTTTACTCAATAGTCTTTACAGAGTGTTCCCAAATACATCTTTAACATCGCTAGCAAGATTTTCTATTTCTAATGAAACAATCAGCAATTCAAATCCCAGtaatgtgtgcacatgcacacacacgcatgtgcacacacataatttcctaaaaaaaagtttaatcaactcatttaaaaacaaaacaaaattactcTTGGTTTACAGTCTCCTGATTGCAAATCTcacataggatttaaaaaaaaaaataaaaataaaaaaaaaaaaatcacaaagccCCAAGCGAGCAGCAGTTTCATTCTGAGGTTGCACTACCTGGATGTTTTGCTGAAGACATTAAACTTTCAGGGCCTGGTATATTTCCCCCAACAAAAATTACAGGTTAACTGCATGAGCCAAATCCTAGCTTTTGGGAGATTGCATGCTGCTCCCACTGAATCCAGTGAGAATCTCAAATTGCTCATGGCAGAATTCTGCACATTAGGACAGCAGAGAGCACATTGTGGGCTGGAAAGGCAATTCCCTCCTCCAACTCACCTTCATTTCCTCCTCAAACATTTTTTTGTTCTCTGGAGAGGCATAAACTGCGAGTCCCTCGAGGAGGAGCTTGTTACGAGCCAGAGATTTCTTCACTGAGACAATATCACCACGGCTTCCCAAATCTGTGAATCAGAGACACAGGGCACAACATGACATCTCTGGCAAACCCAGCACACAGATCATTAGAGAGCTTTTATAGTTACACAGCACATTCCTCTTGAGAAGGATGCCAGAGCACTTCGAACACAGGAAAAGGAACTGGCATTTCAAAGAGAGTTTGGAAAACGGCCTAAAAGCAGAAATGTTTTGACAGAGGCGTGAGAGATGACTGAACGCTATATGGGGACTATCAGCTGCTTCACTATACCATTCTTCATATTCAGAACATATGAGCATGTATGTGTGTACACACTCATAAGTGGAGTTAGGTTATTATGGTGAAGGAAAAGCTCTGAACAAGAATATCTAAAAATAACtaatagcatttaaaaataaaaccaaaggaCACTAAGTTGAGTGGTTGCTCTTGTGTACGGGTTAAAGCAGAGGACGggaagtcagaactcctgggtctgTGTCTGAGATCTGAGGGCAGGCCTTAGCACCAGCACAATAATAATTACTTCCATAATTCCTTCATTCCTAAACTCCAAAACCACTCTGTGTTTTAACAGGTAAAACCCCACATCCAACAATCCCTTCTGCTTTGTAGTGCAGTGATCTCTCCATTTTATTGCTAGGGACATAGAGGCAGAGCTggcaacagaacccaggagtcctggtgcacTTCTCTGTTCCAACCATTAGATAACACTGAGCACATAACAGATCGGTGAAAATCAGGAAAGACATATGGACTCCTATGACAGATACCCAGCACCACCTCAGCTCTTCAGTATGGAAAGCAAATGCCTCCAGTGGAAACCTACTGTCCACGGACTGAGTGAGGATCACCTCCAGCTCCCCCGTGGGCTGGTTCTTGGTGTCTTCCACCAGCCTGTAGACGCGGTGCCTCCTGGGGTGTAGGCGAGGCGGGCGCCCTTCTTTGCTCAGCGGGACCTTCCACCAGCGCTCCACCACCACTGTGCCCTGCATGGAGACACTGATCAGCCCGGGCGGTGACCTCCCCTAAATACCTGCCCCGGGGCTGGGAaagaccagccctgagagaccAGCCCAAGGCGTGATTcgcccacctccccccaccctaaCCAGCCTCAACGGTTAAACTCCCACACCAGCCCCCCTAGAGAGAGATGAGGTCagggtgtgaccccccccccacatccccccgcccccaagggaCTAACTCAAGGCGTAACCCCCCGAGACCAGCCTGAGGCGTGACTCCCCCGCCTCCCACAGACCAGCCCGGGGCgtgacacccccccgccccgaccAGCCTCAGGGGCTgaactcccaccccagccccccagggagaGCCGAGCCCCGGGTGtgacccccccacatccccccgcccccacggGCGCGACCCCTCACCCGGCTGAGCGACAGGCCCAGCCCCCGGCTCTGCGCCCCCGGCTGCTCCCCCGCGAGCCCCCGCAGCACGAGGCCGCGGCCCCACCCCGCGCCCAGCCTCAGCATCCTCCGCCGCGGCCGCCTGCGACCGCCCAGGCGAAGGGCCCGGGACGCGCCGGCCCAGAGGAAGGACCCCGAGCCGGGGCTGCCCGCAGCGCGCCTGACGCGCCCGCTCCCCCGCAGCGCCTCGGTTCCGCCTTATAGACCGAGtcctgctgccccccagcacGCCCCGAGAGACCCCGCCCCCACTGAacctccccaccagccccccaccgggaccccctcccccactgaacctccccaccagcccccccaccgagaccccctcccccactgaaccctcacccaccagccccccaccgggaccccctcccccactgaacctccccaccagccccccccgggaccccctcccccactgagcccccacccaCCGAGACCCCCTccgggaccccctcccccactgaaccctcacccaccagccccccaccgggaccccctcccccactgaacctccccaccagcccccccgggaccccctcccccactgaacctccccaccagcccccccaccgagaccccctcccccactgaaccctcacccaccagccccccaccgggaccccctcccccactgaacctccccaccagcccccccgggaccccctcccccactgagcccccacccaccgggaccccctcccccactgaacccccactCACCAGCCCCCCAccgggaccccctcccccactgaacctccccaccagcccccccaccgagaccccctcccccactgagcccccactcACCAGCCCCCCCAccgagaccccctcccccactgaacctccccaccagcccccccaccgagaccccctcccccactgaactctcacccaccagccccctccgggaccccctcccccactgaacccccactCACCAGCCCCCTccgggaccccctcccccactgaacccccactCACCAGCCCCCTccgggaccccctcccccactgaacccccactCACCAGCCCCCCAccgggaccccctcccccactgaacccccacccaccgagaccccctcccccactgaaccctcacccaccagcccccccaccaggaccccctcccccactgagcccccacccaccgagaccccctcccccactgaacctccccaccagccccccaccgggaccccctcccccactgaactctcacccaccagccccccacgggaccccctcccccactgaaaccCCACTGGGACTCCttcccccactgaacccccacccaccagccccccacgggacccccacccccattgaACCCCCACTCAccaggaccccctcccccactgaaccCTCACCCACCTGTCCTCCACCGAGACCCCCTCCTCCACTGAACCCCTGCACCTGcctcccccacctgcccctccacccccattgaacccttccccacctgccccccatgggacccccttccccactgaACTCCCACCCACCaggaccccctcccccattgatccctcccccacctgtcccccaccaggaccccctcccccattgAACCCTCACCCACCAGCCTCCCACCGGGACCCCCTTCCTCCATTGAACCCCCACCCACCTGTCTCCCGccgggaccccctcccccaccaaactcctcaCCTACCAGCActgggaccccctcccccactgaacccccaccTACCTATCCCCACCaagacccccctcccccattgacCCCATTGAACCCCAACTTCCTTGCCCCTCTCAGGAATCCCCCTCCCCTCACGGTATCCCCACCCCATGTACACCAGGAACCGCCCATCCCCTAACCCTCACTGTACCCCCACGTCCCTGCTCCCCTCAGGGATCCCCTTTCCCCTCCTGTTGTACTCCCACCCCCTGTATACCAGGATCCTCCTAACCCTCACTGTACCCCCGcctgcctgctcccctcaggGATCCCGACCCCCTTCCTGCTATACCCGTCTGCCTACTCCCACTGGGACCCTCATCCTCCTAACACATTGTACCTCCA contains the following coding sequences:
- the MRPL9 gene encoding 39S ribosomal protein L9, mitochondrial translates to MLRLGAGWGRGLVLRGLAGEQPGAQSRGLGLSLSRGTVVVERWWKVPLSKEGRPPRLHPRRHRVYRLVEDTKNQPTGELEVILTQSVDNLGSRGDIVSVKKSLARNKLLLEGLAVYASPENKKMFEEEMKLREEGKLERLQTQSGEKAIQFLRSCRLEVGMKNNVKWELNNEIVARHFLKNLNVFVMPHAVKLPDEPITRWGEYWCEVTVNGLDTVRVPMSVVNFMRPKTKRYKYWLAQQAALKG